One Glycine max cultivar Williams 82 chromosome 4, Glycine_max_v4.0, whole genome shotgun sequence DNA segment encodes these proteins:
- the LOC102666913 gene encoding uncharacterized protein — MQNSKRNVYLEAYLNGAHWQMVVILPKENVVIWFCSLHNRPDNYLKGIINSALKGFDDTQQNKSKPVARWIVVKYFTDAKPLEPERLKVFRIQWAKYYLKVKNKT; from the exons ATGCAAAATTCAAAACGGAATGTGTACCTAgaagcctacctaaatgg tgcacattggcaaatggtcgttattttgcctaaggaaaatgttgtcatctggttttgttcattgcataataggccagacaactacctcaaaggcataattaatag tgctttgaaaggatttGACGATACCCAACAAAATAAATCCAAACCtgttgctaggtggattgttgttaaa TATTTCACTGATGCTAaaccattggaaccagagagattgaaggtGTTTCGTATACAGTGGGCAAAGtactatttgaaagttaaaaataaaacttag
- the LOC100777242 gene encoding protein JINGUBANG, whose amino-acid sequence MEYQYPSSYSVSSSSHSNHHQQGSTTKSLSSSQRSLISVPSLNHHHLHTPNPSVYHHCLTTLKGHTSYISSLTLSGKFLYTGSSDREIRSWNRIPENSSTDNSNNNNNNSTVLAGKGAVKSLVIQSNKLFSAHQDNKIRVWKISNNDDDHHHQKYTHVATLPTLGDRASKILIPKNKVQIRRHKKCTWVHHVDTVSALALSKDGALLYSVSWDRTLKIWKTKDFTCLESLANAHDDAINAVAVSYDGCVYTGSADKRIKVWKKFAGEKKHTLIETLEKHNSGVNALALSSDENVLYSGACDRAILVWEKEGDDGKMGVVGALRGHTMSILCLSVAADLVCSGSADKTIRVWRGSVDAHEYSCLAVLEGHRGSIKCISAVVDHCNNTNTWSQSEALSFLVYSGGLDCHIKVWQILVPAI is encoded by the coding sequence ATGGAATACCAATACCCATCATCTTATAGCGTCTCTTCCTCTTCTCACTCCAACCACCATCAGCAAGGCTCAACAACGAAATCCCTCTCTTCATCACAACGCAGCCTTATCTCAGTCCCCTCCCtcaaccaccaccacctccacacCCCAAATCCCTCCGTCTACCACCACTGCCTCACAACCCTCAAGGGCCACACCTCCTACATCTCCTCCTTAACCCTCTCCGGCAAATTCCTCTACACCGGCTCCTCCGACCGCGAAATCCGGTCCTGGAACCGCATCCCTGAAAACTCATCAACCGAcaacagtaataataataacaataacagcACCGTACTCGCCGGTAAGGGTGCTGTTAAGTCGTTAGTAATCCAATCCAACAAACTCTTCAGCGCGCACCAAGACAACAAAATCCGCGTCTGGAAAATAAGCAACAACGACGACGACCACCACCACCAGAAATACACACACGTGGCCACGCTCCCCACCCTCGGCGATCGCGCCTCTAAAATCTTGATCCCCAAGAACAAGGTCCAAATCCGAAGGCACAAGAAATGCACGTGGGTTCACCACGTTGACACCGTCTCTGCCCTCGCCCTGTCCAAAGACGGAGCCTTGCTATACTCCGTCTCTTGGGACAGAACACTCAAAATCTGGAAAACCAAAGACTTCACGTGCCTGGAGTCCCTCGCCAACGCGCACGACGACGCCATCAACGCGGTCGCAGTCTCCTACGATGGGTGCGTCTACACGGGATCAGCGGACAAAAGGATCAAGGTGTGGAAGAAATTCGCAGGAGAAAAGAAACACACCTTAATAGAGACCTTGGAGAAGCACAACTCTGGGGTGAATGCGTTGGCTCTAAGCAGCGACGAGAATGTTCTATATTCTGGTGCATGCGATAGGGCTATTTTGGTTTGGGAGAAAGAGGGTGATGATGGGAAAATGGGGGTGGTGGGTGCGTTAAGGGGGCACACTATGTCCATTTTGTGTTTATCTGTTGCTGCGGATTTGGTGTGTAGTGGCTCTGCGGATAAAACGATTAGAGTTTGGAGAGGTTCTGTTGATGCGCATGAATATTCTTGTTTAGCTGTTTTGGAAGGGCACAGGGGTTCAATCAAGTGCATAAGCGCAGTGGTTGACCACTGCAACAACACCAACACATGGTCGCAGTCGGAAGCATTATCTTTTCTAGTCTATAGTGGCGGTTTGGACTGCCACATTAAGGTCTGGCAGATTTTAGTTCCTGCTATCTAA